The Algoriphagus sp. TR-M9 genome has a window encoding:
- the accB gene encoding acetyl-CoA carboxylase biotin carboxyl carrier protein produces the protein MKAKEIQELIDYISNSGLAEVKIKTDEFELSIKKDSPASKVVEAAPAPAPAAAAAPAPAAAPNPAPAPAPEAAASSNLVEIKSPMIGTFYMTANPDADPFVTEGDSIKAGQTVCIIEAMKLFNEIESEISGKIVKVLVSNSTPVEYDQPLFLVDPAG, from the coding sequence ATGAAAGCAAAAGAGATTCAGGAATTGATAGATTATATCTCCAATTCTGGTTTGGCAGAAGTTAAAATCAAGACTGATGAGTTTGAACTTTCCATCAAAAAAGACTCACCGGCATCGAAAGTAGTGGAAGCAGCTCCTGCACCTGCCCCAGCTGCAGCCGCCGCGCCAGCTCCGGCAGCAGCTCCTAATCCTGCTCCAGCGCCTGCACCAGAAGCAGCAGCTTCCAGCAACTTAGTAGAAATCAAATCGCCTATGATAGGCACATTCTACATGACTGCAAATCCAGACGCAGATCCATTTGTGACTGAGGGAGATAGCATCAAAGCAGGCCAAACAGTTTGTATCATTGAAGCCATGAAGCTTTTTAACGAGATCGAGTCTGAAATCTCCGGTAAAATCGTCAAAGTCTTGGTAAGCAACTCTACCCCAGTAGAATACGATCAGCCACTTTTCCTAGTGGATCCAGCTGGTTAA
- the efp gene encoding elongation factor P yields the protein MASTSDFKNGLCLVMNNDIYSIVEFQHVKPGKGPAFVRTKLKGITSGKTLDKTFSAGEKVETARVEKRPHQFIYKDDMGYNFMDTTTFEQILIEEKLIERADLMKEGQLCDILIHDETETPLAVELPPFVELMITYTEPGIKGDTATNALKPATVETGATVMVPLFVEQDILIKVDTRDGSYSERVK from the coding sequence ATGGCTAGTACTTCAGATTTTAAAAATGGACTCTGTCTGGTGATGAATAATGACATTTATTCCATCGTAGAGTTTCAGCACGTTAAGCCAGGCAAAGGCCCAGCATTCGTCAGAACCAAACTTAAAGGAATTACCTCTGGCAAAACCCTAGACAAAACATTCAGTGCAGGAGAAAAAGTAGAAACTGCCCGCGTAGAAAAAAGACCACATCAGTTCATCTATAAGGACGACATGGGGTACAACTTCATGGACACCACCACTTTTGAACAGATCCTAATCGAAGAGAAACTGATCGAGCGAGCAGATCTCATGAAAGAAGGGCAACTTTGTGATATTTTGATCCATGACGAAACAGAAACTCCGCTAGCTGTGGAGCTTCCGCCATTTGTGGAACTGATGATTACTTACACCGAGCCGGGCATCAAAGGAGACACTGCTACCAACGCGCTTAAGCCCGCTACCGTGGAAACCGGAGCTACAGTAATGGTTCCGCTTTTTGTAGAGCAGGACATTCTGATCAAAGTGGACACCCGCGATGGATCCTATTCCGAAAGAGTAAAATAA
- a CDS encoding beta-ketoacyl-ACP synthase III: protein MDKLRAMITGIQGYVPEYRLTNKELEKLVETNDEWIVSRTGIKERRILKGENQGTSVLGAEAVRGLLEKTDTDPLDIDLIICATVTPDMPFPATGNLIADLVGAKNSYSFDIGAACSGFLYALQMGSQFIQTGTHKKVIVVGADKMSSIVNYEDRTTCILFGDGAGAVLLEPTTEETGIMDAILRADGSGAPYLHMKAGGSQKPASQATLEAKEHYAYQEGSTVFKFAVTKMADVSAEIMERNGLVGDDVAWLVPHQANKRIIDATANRMGIGFDKVMMNIEKYGNTTAATIPLCLWDYEKQLKKGDNLIMAAFGGGFTWGAIYLKWAIDPK from the coding sequence ATGGACAAACTCAGAGCCATGATCACCGGAATCCAAGGATACGTTCCGGAATACAGGTTGACAAACAAAGAGCTTGAAAAGCTGGTCGAGACTAATGACGAATGGATAGTCTCCAGAACCGGAATCAAAGAAAGAAGAATTTTAAAAGGAGAAAACCAAGGAACCTCAGTACTGGGTGCTGAAGCTGTACGAGGACTTTTGGAAAAAACAGATACAGATCCCTTAGACATAGATTTGATCATCTGTGCCACTGTCACCCCAGACATGCCATTCCCCGCCACCGGCAATCTCATAGCCGATTTGGTAGGGGCTAAAAACAGCTATAGTTTCGATATAGGCGCGGCTTGCTCCGGTTTTCTTTATGCACTACAGATGGGCAGCCAGTTCATCCAGACCGGAACACATAAGAAAGTAATCGTGGTAGGCGCAGATAAAATGTCCTCCATCGTGAATTATGAAGACCGTACCACCTGCATTTTATTTGGTGATGGAGCTGGTGCAGTATTATTGGAGCCTACTACAGAAGAAACAGGGATTATGGACGCCATCCTCAGGGCTGACGGATCAGGTGCTCCTTACCTACATATGAAAGCGGGGGGCAGTCAGAAACCAGCTTCCCAGGCTACACTTGAAGCCAAAGAGCATTATGCTTACCAGGAAGGATCAACCGTATTTAAATTTGCCGTGACTAAAATGGCAGACGTAAGTGCTGAGATCATGGAGAGAAATGGATTGGTAGGCGACGATGTCGCCTGGCTAGTACCACATCAGGCCAATAAAAGAATCATTGATGCCACAGCAAATCGCATGGGAATTGGTTTTGACAAGGTAATGATGAATATTGAAAAATATGGCAACACTACCGCAGCTACCATTCCGCTTTGCCTTTGGGACTACGAAAAGCAACTTAAAAAAGGAGACAATCTTATCATGGCTGCCTTTGGCGGGGGCTTTACTTGGGGGGCTATCTACCTGAAGTGGGCTATTGATCCGAAATAA
- the rpmF gene encoding 50S ribosomal protein L32 has product MAHPKRKISKTRRDKRRTHYKLEAPGLAKCPTTGEMHLPHRAFWLDGKLYYKGQVIIEKEILA; this is encoded by the coding sequence ATGGCACATCCTAAACGAAAAATTTCGAAAACCAGAAGAGACAAAAGAAGAACTCATTACAAGTTAGAGGCTCCTGGTTTGGCTAAATGTCCTACTACTGGAGAAATGCACCTACCACACAGAGCTTTCTGGTTGGACGGTAAATTGTACTATAAAGGACAAGTAATCATCGAAAAAGAAATCCTGGCTTAA
- a CDS encoding YceD family protein, producing the protein MKFWRTFDIEVIKFVEGIHEIDFEIDDSFFQHFEDNELVRKGNLAVRVKMNKGANLIEMDFHIAGEVTLTCDRSLEPFQQPLDLHEQMIYKYGAEEKEINEDVYMITRDTPKINVAQLIYEFILLGLPAKKIHPDYRNEMDDEEYEGEGIYAYIDGEDDFEKDPDSDSEDNSEVIDPRWELLKKLKNKE; encoded by the coding sequence GTGAAATTCTGGAGAACATTTGATATTGAGGTCATTAAGTTCGTCGAAGGCATCCACGAGATAGACTTCGAAATTGACGATTCGTTTTTTCAACACTTTGAAGACAACGAACTAGTCAGAAAAGGAAACTTGGCCGTACGGGTCAAGATGAACAAAGGAGCAAATTTGATTGAAATGGACTTTCATATTGCAGGAGAGGTTACACTTACCTGCGATAGAAGCCTGGAGCCTTTTCAGCAGCCATTGGATCTACATGAACAGATGATCTATAAGTATGGCGCTGAGGAAAAGGAAATCAATGAAGACGTATACATGATCACCAGGGACACCCCTAAGATCAATGTAGCACAGTTGATATATGAATTCATTTTGCTTGGCTTACCAGCAAAGAAAATACATCCTGATTACAGGAATGAAATGGATGACGAGGAGTATGAAGGAGAAGGAATCTACGCTTATATAGATGGTGAAGATGACTTTGAAAAAGATCCAGACTCAGATTCCGAGGATAATAGTGAAGTAATCGATCCCAGATGGGAATTATTAAAAAAGTTAAAAAACAAGGAATAA
- the pdxA gene encoding 4-hydroxythreonine-4-phosphate dehydrogenase PdxA — MNHRKIKPIIGISIGDLNGIGVEVTMKALLDNRTYKTFTPLIYAHGKALTFYRKQLELEDFNFAQIRNLDEIQHKRINVINITEECPEIIPGVETQEAGKFALKSLETAVQDLKEGKIQALVTAPLNKNNVNTPELPFVGHTEYITNAVDAKDSLMLMVSEQLRVGLVTGHVPLSKVPENVTQERIVRKAKILLETLKKDFGITKPKVAILGLNPHAGEDGLLGEEEEQIIKPAIHSLKDQNKMVFGPYPADGFFGMAHQTKFDGVLAMYHDQGLVPFKSMAFSTGVNFTAGLPVIRTSPDHGTAYNIAGKNIADEGSMRAAIFLAADIIQQHNPQDSDD; from the coding sequence ATGAATCATAGAAAGATCAAACCCATTATAGGTATCAGTATAGGCGACCTCAACGGCATAGGTGTAGAAGTCACCATGAAAGCCCTGCTGGACAACAGAACCTATAAAACTTTTACCCCACTGATTTATGCTCATGGTAAAGCCCTGACTTTCTATAGGAAACAGTTGGAGCTGGAAGATTTCAATTTTGCCCAGATCAGAAACCTCGACGAAATCCAGCATAAGCGCATCAACGTCATCAATATCACGGAGGAATGTCCTGAAATCATCCCTGGTGTAGAAACCCAAGAAGCAGGAAAATTTGCATTGAAGTCTTTAGAGACCGCAGTTCAAGATCTGAAAGAAGGTAAAATCCAAGCTTTGGTCACTGCCCCTCTAAACAAAAACAATGTGAACACCCCGGAATTACCTTTTGTTGGGCATACCGAATACATCACTAATGCAGTGGACGCAAAAGACAGCCTGATGCTGATGGTGAGTGAGCAGCTTCGAGTAGGATTGGTAACTGGACATGTACCACTCTCAAAAGTACCGGAAAACGTCACCCAAGAAAGAATCGTACGCAAAGCAAAAATCCTTCTGGAGACGCTCAAAAAGGACTTTGGAATCACTAAACCAAAGGTGGCTATTTTGGGACTGAATCCACATGCAGGAGAAGATGGACTATTGGGTGAAGAAGAAGAGCAAATCATCAAGCCAGCCATTCATTCCTTAAAAGATCAGAACAAAATGGTTTTCGGTCCATACCCGGCTGACGGGTTTTTCGGAATGGCGCACCAGACTAAATTTGATGGCGTACTGGCCATGTACCACGATCAGGGATTGGTTCCCTTCAAGTCCATGGCATTCAGCACTGGAGTAAACTTCACAGCGGGCTTACCCGTAATCAGAACATCGCCAGATCATGGCACAGCCTATAATATTGCAGGCAAAAACATCGCCGATGAAGGCTCCATGAGAGCCGCCATTTTCTTGGCAGCAGACATAATTCAACAACACAACCCGCAGGATTCGGATGATTAA
- the rsmA gene encoding 16S rRNA (adenine(1518)-N(6)/adenine(1519)-N(6))-dimethyltransferase RsmA produces the protein MEKVKAKKHLGQHFLTDLSIAEQIAQAVKGHMEVKKVLEIGPGMGVLTDFLLEGELELYLIDIDKESVAYLHKKYPTLNEQIIAGDFLKMNLEELFAEKFAIAGNFPYNISSQIFFKILEVKNQVSEVVCMLQKEVAERIASPKGNKSYGILSVLLQAYYDIEYLFTVPPHVFDPPPKVNSGVIRLTRNSVDKLDCDEKLFTKVVKAGFGNRRKTLRNCLKPFNLPAEFNSHPILDQRAEQLEVADFIFLTQTIEASRGNH, from the coding sequence ATGGAAAAGGTCAAAGCCAAGAAACACTTGGGACAACATTTTTTGACCGATTTGAGTATTGCGGAGCAAATAGCTCAAGCGGTCAAAGGACATATGGAGGTGAAGAAAGTCCTTGAGATCGGGCCGGGGATGGGAGTGCTCACTGATTTTCTGCTGGAGGGTGAATTGGAACTTTATCTCATAGATATTGACAAAGAGTCAGTTGCCTATCTCCATAAGAAATACCCCACCTTGAACGAGCAGATTATAGCGGGAGATTTTCTCAAAATGAATTTGGAAGAGTTGTTTGCAGAAAAGTTTGCCATAGCCGGTAATTTTCCATATAACATTTCCAGTCAGATTTTCTTCAAAATACTAGAAGTGAAAAACCAGGTGAGCGAGGTCGTCTGTATGCTTCAGAAAGAGGTGGCCGAGCGGATTGCCTCACCGAAAGGGAACAAATCTTACGGTATCTTATCGGTATTGCTTCAGGCCTATTACGATATAGAGTACCTTTTTACTGTTCCTCCCCATGTGTTTGACCCTCCACCTAAGGTGAACTCTGGAGTAATCCGACTGACTAGGAATTCGGTGGATAAGTTGGACTGTGACGAAAAGTTGTTTACCAAAGTGGTGAAAGCCGGTTTTGGTAATCGACGGAAAACCTTGAGAAACTGCCTGAAGCCTTTTAACCTGCCGGCGGAATTTAATTCCCATCCTATTTTGGATCAGCGAGCAGAGCAATTGGAGGTGGCCGATTTTATATTTTTGACCCAAACAATAGAAGCTTCCCGTGGAAATCATTAA
- the mgtE gene encoding magnesium transporter, with protein MEIIKQFELSKEYLESVRLAIEAQDIDFIRESMDGVNVADIAALLDELSMEESIYVLRVLDGQLAADIIIELEATNQHRVLKELEVQEMASLIELMDSDDGADILNLFLEREREDIISHFQDKLKSDQILELLRYDEDTAGGIMAKEYIRANKNWNVVQTINEIRRQAENVNKIFSIFVVDNKQQLLGLVSLKRIILASENTKIEDIYEEEVISVPTHMDQEEVAEIMRKYDLESVPVINAKNKLVGRITVDDILDVIREEAEEDMQAMTGISDTVDEYDSVVKLSKARLPWLLIGICGGLLGAGFIGFFEEGLSKVTALAFFIPLITATGGNVGIQSSSIVVQSLANKSIFDDSLGKRFLKVLLVAILNGLILATFVFGVVVLLYHSDVAFALVVSIALFSVVLLSSFMGTITPIVLDKFGINPALASGPFITTANDLLGLAVYFLVAMSLLHI; from the coding sequence GTGGAAATCATTAAGCAGTTTGAACTTTCGAAAGAATACTTAGAAAGCGTACGTCTGGCCATAGAGGCCCAGGATATAGATTTCATCCGGGAGTCCATGGACGGGGTCAATGTGGCAGATATAGCGGCATTGCTCGATGAGCTTTCCATGGAGGAGTCCATCTATGTGCTTCGGGTATTGGATGGGCAGCTTGCCGCAGATATTATTATTGAGCTGGAAGCCACCAACCAACACCGGGTTCTGAAAGAGCTGGAAGTACAGGAAATGGCCAGCTTGATTGAGTTAATGGACTCAGATGACGGGGCAGATATTTTGAACCTTTTTCTGGAAAGGGAAAGGGAAGATATCATCAGTCACTTTCAGGACAAGCTCAAGTCTGATCAGATTCTGGAACTGCTCCGCTACGATGAGGATACAGCCGGGGGGATCATGGCCAAAGAATATATCCGAGCCAATAAAAACTGGAATGTTGTCCAGACCATCAACGAGATTAGACGTCAAGCGGAGAATGTCAATAAGATCTTCTCCATTTTCGTAGTGGACAATAAGCAACAGCTCCTTGGTTTGGTATCCTTGAAGCGGATCATTTTGGCATCAGAAAACACCAAGATTGAAGATATCTATGAAGAAGAAGTGATCTCAGTGCCCACGCATATGGATCAGGAGGAGGTAGCTGAGATCATGCGTAAATATGACCTGGAGTCAGTGCCGGTGATCAATGCAAAAAACAAATTAGTAGGTCGTATCACAGTAGATGATATTTTAGATGTCATCCGTGAGGAGGCAGAAGAGGACATGCAGGCCATGACCGGTATCTCTGATACGGTGGACGAATATGACAGCGTGGTCAAGCTCAGCAAAGCGAGACTTCCCTGGCTTTTGATTGGGATTTGCGGCGGATTGTTGGGGGCGGGTTTCATAGGTTTTTTTGAAGAGGGACTTAGCAAAGTGACCGCCTTGGCGTTTTTTATTCCCTTGATCACGGCTACTGGTGGAAATGTAGGGATTCAGTCTTCCTCCATAGTAGTTCAATCTCTGGCCAACAAATCCATCTTTGATGACTCACTGGGCAAAAGGTTTCTGAAAGTGCTTTTGGTAGCTATTCTAAATGGGTTGATTCTGGCCACATTTGTTTTTGGGGTGGTAGTATTGCTTTACCATAGTGATGTGGCCTTTGCGCTGGTCGTTTCCATTGCTTTGTTTTCAGTGGTTCTTCTCTCCTCATTCATGGGTACGATTACCCCTATTGTGTTGGATAAGTTTGGGATCAACCCGGCTTTAGCCTCCGGGCCTTTTATCACCACAGCAAATGACTTGTTGGGGCTGGCAGTTTACTTTTTGGTAGCCATGTCTCTATTACACATTTAA
- a CDS encoding NAD(P)-dependent oxidoreductase produces the protein MKILIIDEMHESIMPLLEKQGHEVIYSPEITRAEIMRQVVDYDGLVIRSKTPMDRELLERASKLKFIARAGAGLDKIDLDYLEQHGVKLFHAAKGNRDAVAEHAMGMLLAMLNNVKKADSEVRKGIWDREGNRGVELAGKTVGIMGFGNMGKSFAHRLKGFKVNVMAYDKYKMDFGDDHVQEVIWEKLKAEADILSIHVPLTEETRGFFTLKELESFAKPFWLINTARGEVISFKTLNEALDRGILRGALLDVLEIEKFQKFTTAQKAEFEQLAARENVLFSPHVAGWTFESYEKINKVLAKRIKKAFGS, from the coding sequence ATGAAGATTCTGATTATTGACGAAATGCATGAAAGCATTATGCCTTTGCTGGAGAAGCAGGGGCATGAGGTCATCTATTCACCTGAAATCACCCGGGCTGAGATCATGAGGCAGGTGGTAGACTATGATGGCCTGGTCATCCGGTCAAAGACCCCCATGGACCGTGAACTCCTAGAGCGGGCCAGTAAACTGAAGTTTATCGCTAGAGCCGGAGCGGGTCTGGACAAAATCGACCTGGACTACTTAGAGCAGCATGGGGTGAAGCTTTTTCATGCAGCCAAAGGAAACCGAGACGCCGTGGCTGAGCATGCCATGGGAATGCTCTTAGCTATGCTGAACAATGTGAAAAAAGCTGATTCGGAAGTGAGAAAGGGGATTTGGGATCGAGAAGGTAACCGTGGAGTGGAGCTAGCGGGGAAAACCGTGGGGATCATGGGCTTTGGCAATATGGGTAAATCCTTTGCCCATAGATTAAAAGGTTTCAAAGTCAACGTAATGGCCTATGATAAATATAAAATGGACTTTGGGGATGATCATGTGCAGGAGGTGATTTGGGAAAAACTGAAAGCAGAAGCGGATATTCTGAGTATACATGTGCCTTTGACAGAAGAGACCAGAGGCTTTTTTACCTTGAAAGAACTGGAAAGCTTCGCAAAGCCATTTTGGCTGATCAACACGGCGAGGGGAGAGGTGATCAGTTTCAAAACTTTGAATGAAGCTTTGGATAGGGGGATTCTCAGAGGTGCGCTGCTGGACGTACTTGAAATCGAAAAATTCCAGAAGTTTACCACAGCTCAAAAGGCTGAATTTGAGCAGCTGGCCGCACGGGAAAATGTACTGTTTAGTCCACATGTGGCCGGATGGACTTTTGAGTCTTATGAGAAAATAAATAAGGTTTTGGCTAAGCGAATCAAGAAAGCATTTGGCAGCTGA
- the greA gene encoding transcription elongation factor GreA: MGTVQYYTEEGLRKLKDELQNLKTKGRQDIAKQIAEARDKGDLSENAEYDAAKDAQGHLELKIAKLEAVVGNARVLDNSQLDTSKVGILSTVKIKNVKNGMTVSYTLVSEEEADLKAGKISLGSPFGKGLVGKKVGEIAEINAPAGKLQFEILDITF; this comes from the coding sequence ATGGGAACAGTTCAGTATTATACCGAAGAAGGATTACGCAAGCTGAAGGATGAACTTCAGAACTTGAAGACCAAAGGCCGTCAGGACATTGCGAAGCAAATCGCCGAGGCAAGAGACAAGGGGGACCTGAGTGAGAATGCAGAGTATGATGCTGCTAAAGATGCACAAGGGCACTTAGAGCTTAAAATTGCGAAATTGGAAGCTGTGGTAGGTAATGCCCGTGTTTTGGACAATTCACAATTAGATACTTCCAAAGTAGGAATCCTCAGCACTGTGAAAATCAAAAATGTGAAAAACGGCATGACCGTGAGTTATACACTGGTGTCTGAAGAAGAGGCTGATCTGAAAGCCGGTAAGATTTCCCTGGGCTCTCCCTTTGGAAAAGGTCTGGTAGGTAAAAAAGTAGGCGAAATAGCTGAAATCAATGCGCCTGCAGGTAAATTACAATTCGAAATCTTAGACATTACATTTTAA
- a CDS encoding HIT family protein — translation MASIFTKIINREIPAQIVAEDENYIAFLDIMPLVKGHVLVVPKQEVDYIFDLEPEVLSGLHLFAQQVAKAIDNTIKCTRVGVAVIGLEVPHVHVHLVPLNTMDDINFTRPKLKLSKEEFAEIAEKIRGGLEK, via the coding sequence ATGGCATCTATTTTCACCAAAATCATCAATCGAGAAATTCCCGCTCAGATCGTAGCAGAGGATGAAAATTACATTGCATTTTTAGATATTATGCCTTTGGTAAAAGGACATGTGTTGGTAGTTCCCAAGCAGGAAGTAGATTATATTTTTGATCTGGAACCGGAAGTGCTGTCCGGCTTACACCTTTTTGCCCAGCAGGTAGCAAAGGCTATAGACAATACCATCAAATGCACCCGGGTAGGAGTGGCAGTAATTGGCCTGGAAGTGCCACATGTTCATGTTCATTTGGTTCCCTTGAATACCATGGATGACATCAATTTCACCAGACCAAAATTGAAATTATCCAAAGAGGAATTTGCAGAGATTGCCGAGAAAATCCGAGGAGGGCTTGAGAAGTAA
- a CDS encoding metal-dependent transcriptional regulator, with protein sequence MASPTEENYLKSLFNLANEDGEVNVSELATQMQVSMPTVNSMVKTLQKNGWLIYEKYKPVTLTPTGKKEAALVIRKHRLTEMFLVNKMGFGWEEVHEIAEQVEHIHAPKFFERMDEMMGFPTIDPHGSPIPDKQGRVQERNYIPLSKCTKGQQVKLAALTNSSTEFLEFLNSRALSLGTELTIKSVESYDLSMVVSYEGHSSETLSEKVCERLLVGVIG encoded by the coding sequence ATGGCATCACCCACCGAAGAAAATTACCTGAAATCTCTTTTCAACCTGGCAAATGAAGATGGCGAGGTCAATGTCTCTGAGCTGGCCACGCAAATGCAGGTCAGCATGCCTACCGTAAACAGTATGGTCAAGACCTTACAAAAAAACGGTTGGTTGATCTACGAAAAGTATAAGCCTGTCACACTTACGCCAACTGGAAAAAAGGAGGCTGCATTGGTGATTCGAAAGCATAGGCTTACCGAAATGTTTTTGGTGAACAAAATGGGTTTTGGATGGGAAGAAGTACACGAAATCGCCGAGCAGGTAGAGCATATTCATGCCCCAAAATTCTTTGAGAGAATGGATGAAATGATGGGTTTTCCTACGATTGATCCGCATGGGTCCCCTATTCCGGATAAGCAAGGCAGGGTTCAGGAAAGAAACTATATTCCGCTGAGTAAGTGTACCAAAGGACAACAAGTCAAACTCGCAGCCCTCACTAATTCCTCAACAGAATTTCTGGAATTTTTAAATAGCCGAGCGCTAAGCTTAGGCACAGAACTAACGATCAAATCTGTAGAATCCTACGATCTGAGTATGGTGGTATCCTATGAGGGACATAGTTCAGAAACTCTAAGCGAGAAGGTATGCGAAAGACTGTTAGTAGGCGTGATAGGTTAA